One window of Actinomycetota bacterium genomic DNA carries:
- a CDS encoding toprim domain-containing protein produces the protein MEIKFRDFVDRIKLENNIVDVVGEHIKLKQVGSAFQGICLFHPDTKPSFTVYEDHFHCFGCRKHGDVVSFIMDHEGLSFLDAVRYLAKRAGMPMPERFGDSEPDNKYWQRRNILELTADYYARNLEGKALEYCTKERKIDKEFLEKFRIGYADGGLVDYLKSKGVDLDLAAETGVIKKQSDGQYIDYFTNHIVFSYLARGETVNMIGRNLDDSGPKYLNLTGERHHLFNEAALRHSKIILVEGSFDCLSLEQAGYHSAALVGTNLKDEWLSKFNHVKKVYVCLDGDKAGQEAYKSICQKLGIKAYVAALPDGKDVSDLFMEGKEAEFAELFKSAKPWFDVLLSEIESLSDADKVEAIRTQLVPLLSTLQGVEREAYLKKASAKLKLGIRVLGKEVDAFSIQDIESSADPEPEIVLTESEKAEAIELLKSPDLLDKVLEVLWRLGCVDEIPLKLMLFLAMVSRLFKKPINVVVTGQASTGKSYVVYSVSKLFPPEAIKDVSRVTKNALYYLPSKNLKHKVLIIAERHGSEESDYTIRTMQSEGGVSLLVPIKNEGTGNITTDEKRVEGPLSFIVTTTEGSLHDENSTRVFIVSTDDSSAHTARVLDLQRQQYIQKTQPQDNIQALVAAFQNAQRLLRGFEVVMPFAGLIEFPTKLPRARRDHDRFLTLIAASAFFHQYQREHQTVEGQEYVVASIKDYEIAYSLAGSVINQTLMKRVSQKGEELVNAAESIWKVLGHGKRGYVTRPLLCEKLGWRKNYAKQFIDEAVDAGCLEVVEGRAGKLYQYRFVKGIEDIASPLLTPEELETRFMESQNNNQGCDMGSRAN, from the coding sequence GTGGAAATAAAATTTAGAGATTTTGTAGATAGAATTAAATTAGAAAACAACATAGTGGATGTAGTTGGAGAACACATTAAATTAAAGCAGGTTGGCAGCGCTTTTCAAGGCATATGCCTCTTTCATCCAGACACCAAGCCGTCCTTTACAGTTTATGAGGATCATTTTCACTGCTTTGGGTGCAGAAAGCATGGTGATGTTGTCAGCTTTATCATGGATCATGAGGGATTAAGTTTCTTGGATGCTGTTCGTTATCTGGCGAAACGGGCAGGCATGCCAATGCCTGAGCGGTTTGGCGATTCAGAGCCCGACAACAAGTACTGGCAAAGAAGAAACATTTTAGAACTTACTGCAGATTACTATGCCAGAAACTTAGAAGGCAAAGCCTTGGAGTATTGCACAAAAGAAAGAAAAATAGACAAAGAATTTCTTGAGAAATTTAGGATAGGATATGCAGACGGTGGGTTGGTCGATTATTTAAAGAGCAAAGGTGTTGACCTTGACCTGGCTGCTGAGACAGGTGTAATAAAGAAGCAGAGCGACGGGCAATATATAGATTACTTTACTAATCATATTGTCTTTTCCTATCTTGCTAGAGGTGAGACGGTCAATATGATTGGTCGCAATCTTGATGATAGCGGCCCCAAATATCTCAACCTAACAGGAGAGAGACATCACCTTTTTAATGAAGCTGCGTTAAGGCACAGCAAAATAATTCTGGTTGAAGGTTCGTTTGATTGCTTAAGCTTAGAGCAAGCTGGATACCACTCTGCCGCTTTAGTCGGAACCAATCTAAAAGACGAGTGGTTATCGAAATTTAATCATGTTAAGAAAGTCTATGTATGTCTTGACGGTGATAAGGCTGGCCAGGAAGCATACAAAAGCATATGTCAAAAGCTAGGGATAAAGGCATATGTAGCTGCGCTTCCAGATGGTAAGGATGTCAGCGATCTTTTCATGGAAGGCAAAGAGGCTGAATTTGCCGAACTTTTTAAGAGCGCTAAGCCATGGTTTGATGTCCTGCTTAGCGAAATAGAGAGCCTCTCAGATGCCGATAAGGTTGAAGCAATACGCACCCAGCTTGTGCCGCTATTAAGCACCTTGCAGGGCGTCGAGCGCGAAGCCTATCTTAAGAAGGCCAGCGCCAAGCTAAAGCTTGGGATAAGGGTACTAGGGAAAGAAGTTGATGCTTTTTCAATCCAGGACATCGAATCAAGCGCTGACCCGGAGCCCGAGATTGTCCTAACAGAGAGCGAAAAAGCTGAAGCGATAGAGCTTTTAAAATCACCGGATCTACTTGATAAAGTGTTGGAGGTGCTTTGGAGGCTTGGATGCGTCGATGAAATACCTTTGAAACTAATGCTTTTTCTCGCCATGGTCTCGCGCCTTTTTAAGAAGCCCATCAATGTCGTTGTAACTGGGCAGGCTTCGACCGGGAAAAGCTATGTAGTTTATTCGGTTAGCAAACTATTTCCGCCAGAGGCTATAAAGGATGTATCGAGGGTAACCAAGAACGCTCTTTATTATCTGCCTAGCAAAAACCTAAAGCACAAGGTTCTAATTATCGCCGAGCGGCATGGCTCCGAGGAGAGCGACTACACGATAAGAACAATGCAAAGTGAAGGCGGAGTATCTTTGCTTGTCCCTATTAAAAATGAAGGGACGGGAAATATCACAACCGATGAAAAAAGGGTCGAGGGTCCACTTTCCTTTATAGTGACTACGACGGAGGGCTCTTTGCATGATGAAAACTCAACAAGAGTATTTATTGTTAGCACTGACGATTCATCTGCGCATACTGCGCGAGTTCTTGATTTGCAGCGCCAGCAGTACATACAAAAAACACAGCCTCAAGATAACATTCAAGCGCTTGTCGCTGCATTTCAAAACGCACAGCGCCTATTGCGGGGGTTTGAGGTAGTCATGCCATTCGCAGGGCTTATAGAATTTCCCACTAAACTGCCTCGCGCCCGAAGAGACCACGACCGGTTTTTAACCTTAATCGCGGCTTCTGCATTTTTTCATCAATACCAGCGCGAGCACCAAACCGTAGAGGGCCAAGAGTATGTTGTGGCCTCCATAAAGGACTATGAAATTGCCTATAGCCTTGCAGGCAGCGTAATAAACCAAACCCTTATGAAGCGTGTCTCTCAAAAGGGTGAGGAGCTGGTTAATGCAGCTGAAAGCATTTGGAAGGTGCTTGGGCATGGAAAGAGAGGCTATGTTACACGCCCTTTACTCTGCGAAAAACTCGGCTGGAGAAAGAACTATGCAAAACAATTCATAGATGAGGCGGTTGACGCGGGATGCCTAGAAGTTGTTGAGGGTAGAGCCGGCAAGCTGTATCAATACAGATTTGTAAAGGGGATTGAAGATATAGCATCACCCCTGCTTACTCCCGAAGAACTTGAAACTCGTTTTATGGAGTCTCAGAACAATAATCAGGGGTGTGATATGGGCTCAAGAGCGAACTAG
- a CDS encoding helix-turn-helix transcriptional regulator codes for MSIDKRLRERRAALGLTQKELAKKVNVSEQLISLWELDRRSPSATKLAELSDALGITTDFLIKGMESELVCDIELAIRSSDLSSEARDALLKVANLLKEK; via the coding sequence ATGTCTATAGATAAAAGATTACGGGAAAGACGTGCGGCCTTGGGTCTTACCCAAAAAGAGTTAGCGAAAAAGGTGAACGTTTCTGAACAGCTAATCAGCCTTTGGGAGCTTGACCGAAGATCTCCTTCAGCGACAAAACTTGCTGAGCTATCAGACGCCCTAGGTATTACAACGGATTTTTTGATTAAGGGCATGGAAAGTGAACTGGTTTGTGATATTGAGCTTGCCATCCGTTCCAGTGACCTCTCATCAGAAGCTAGAGACGCGCTTCTAAAAGTCGCAAATCTCTTGAAAGAAAAATAG
- a CDS encoding S-layer homology domain-containing protein produces the protein MKCLSVCVVIFLLIFTVSPAIALSSSQNLLNRPVEYKLSGQIKAIAAGGYNGDGRTDLAVLTDSSLIILVQGTDRKLHSKLIFAVNGRAITSGDINSDGRDDIAVVGADECAVFIQHVDGTFDKLEPIKMGGNDVKIADVNNDGRKDLVITGGYWTSGTSAFLQKADGTLDRNSIEITYYDGDRLDVADVNGDGKAEILIASRGVSSRTWICYRQDDGSYLAEELQLGDWSRMSSVSLAAGDVNSDGVAEILSSDPQGLHVYSQGLINRYDLEPSGYNSFSNPVVADFNSDGLSDVVIMVANMDNWSANNGNLLVFTQGSNRTLSLSQKILGFGAGYLAAGDFNGDGRTDIAMANGSNLYIYTQVNPEPPAKPQGLQAKADSKTITLSWSANTEDDIAGYNIYRSTSSTETGSRINWEPITKTSFVDTHVMQNTTYYYGIKALDTTGSESVASEAVSAKLLFDFRDVNTTDWYFSYIQELASNGIISGFPDSTFKPNNPMTRAEFAKVIIIALGESPGASYKGYFKDVSVGWSSGYVEKAKELGVISGYPDGSFKPTERITRAEISKIIVTASNLSVGTSGGSFSDISTSHWAYRYVLTARNNSIVGGYLDGSFRPEQAVTRAEASKIVCLGKDKLN, from the coding sequence ATGAAATGCTTATCCGTGTGTGTTGTTATCTTCCTATTAATCTTTACTGTGTCGCCAGCGATTGCTCTATCATCATCTCAGAACCTGCTAAATAGACCCGTAGAGTATAAATTATCTGGGCAGATTAAGGCAATTGCAGCTGGTGGTTACAACGGTGATGGCCGTACAGACTTAGCGGTTCTTACCGACAGCTCGCTTATTATACTGGTTCAGGGCACTGACAGGAAATTACACTCTAAGCTTATATTTGCGGTTAACGGCAGAGCTATCACATCTGGAGATATCAATAGTGACGGTAGGGACGATATTGCTGTTGTTGGTGCTGACGAGTGTGCAGTCTTTATTCAGCATGTTGATGGTACGTTTGACAAGCTTGAGCCTATCAAAATGGGTGGCAATGATGTAAAGATTGCAGATGTTAATAATGATGGAAGAAAAGATCTTGTTATTACCGGTGGTTATTGGACTAGTGGCACCAGTGCTTTTTTGCAGAAGGCCGATGGCACGCTAGACAGGAACTCAATTGAAATCACATATTATGATGGCGATAGATTGGATGTCGCCGATGTTAACGGCGACGGCAAAGCGGAGATTCTGATAGCTTCGCGCGGTGTAAGCTCAAGGACCTGGATTTGCTACCGGCAAGATGATGGGAGCTATCTTGCAGAGGAATTACAGCTTGGCGATTGGAGCCGAATGTCTTCGGTAAGCCTTGCTGCGGGCGATGTAAATTCAGATGGTGTGGCAGAAATATTATCTTCAGATCCCCAAGGACTTCATGTCTATTCTCAAGGGTTAATCAACCGATATGACCTTGAGCCAAGCGGCTATAATAGTTTTTCGAATCCTGTGGTTGCTGATTTTAACTCAGATGGATTAAGCGATGTAGTAATTATGGTTGCAAATATGGATAATTGGAGTGCTAATAATGGAAACCTTTTAGTGTTTACCCAGGGCTCGAACCGCACACTTTCATTATCACAAAAGATATTAGGGTTCGGTGCAGGGTATCTTGCTGCAGGAGATTTCAATGGAGATGGAAGAACCGACATTGCTATGGCAAATGGCTCCAACCTATACATCTATACCCAAGTCAATCCAGAGCCTCCAGCAAAGCCCCAAGGGTTGCAGGCAAAAGCAGACAGCAAAACTATAACATTGTCTTGGAGCGCAAACACTGAAGATGATATTGCAGGCTATAACATTTACCGCTCAACTTCATCGACTGAGACTGGCTCAAGAATTAACTGGGAGCCTATAACAAAGACATCCTTTGTGGATACCCATGTTATGCAAAACACTACTTATTATTACGGAATAAAAGCCCTCGATACTACTGGAAGCGAGAGTGTTGCCAGTGAAGCAGTATCGGCAAAGCTTCTCTTTGATTTTCGTGACGTCAACACAACAGATTGGTATTTTTCTTATATTCAAGAGCTAGCCTCAAATGGCATTATTAGCGGATTTCCAGATAGCACCTTTAAGCCCAATAATCCCATGACAAGAGCTGAATTTGCAAAAGTCATAATAATTGCCCTTGGAGAGAGCCCTGGGGCATCATACAAAGGCTACTTTAAAGATGTTAGTGTTGGTTGGTCATCAGGCTATGTAGAAAAAGCCAAAGAGCTTGGAGTAATTAGCGGTTATCCCGACGGGTCCTTTAAGCCGACAGAGCGAATAACCAGGGCTGAGATAAGCAAAATCATAGTTACGGCCAGCAATCTCTCCGTAGGCACCTCGGGGGGTAGCTTTAGCGATATATCGACCTCTCACTGGGCATATCGCTATGTTTTAACTGCAAGAAACAATTCCATTGTCGGGGGTTATCTTGACGGTAGTTTTAGGCCAGAGCAAGCGGTTACAAGAGCCGAGGCCTCAAAGATTGTGTGCCTGGGCAAAGATAAACTGAACTAG
- a CDS encoding SIR2 family protein, with protein sequence MFREDELLILIGAGCSCDAGIPASKQMIGNLEGLIDNNHEWQEFFKIYNYVKSAVLYADGIAGKFSNNFDIERLVNVLGELEKKENSIIYPFIGSWNPRLLEIAGHDLEIVNRFKRKILEQLKRWISLGNYGTADYYKRFFDLQADYNYSLRVFSLNYDLCFEKTAPQEGSLERGFDSSRVWDWRRFEPRDEYQPGIYLYKLHGSIDWERDFEQGDVLRWVENIPETPDLIFGTDYKMQYIDPFLFFAYELRKYSLESKVILTLGYSFRDEHINGILKQALRNNITRKVIIVSPDAEDIKDEFQVTFPGVGSQLTTVLKTAKEFLDTLSEDFFANISDEVEETGEESSF encoded by the coding sequence ATGTTTAGAGAAGACGAACTATTAATATTAATTGGTGCTGGCTGTAGTTGTGATGCTGGCATACCAGCCTCAAAGCAAATGATTGGTAACCTTGAGGGCTTAATTGATAATAATCATGAGTGGCAAGAGTTCTTCAAGATATACAACTATGTTAAGAGCGCTGTATTGTATGCAGATGGGATAGCTGGCAAGTTCTCAAATAATTTTGATATAGAAAGACTAGTTAATGTGCTCGGCGAGCTAGAGAAAAAGGAAAACAGCATCATTTATCCCTTTATAGGTAGCTGGAACCCAAGGCTTTTGGAGATTGCAGGGCATGACTTGGAAATAGTCAACCGGTTTAAAAGAAAGATACTAGAGCAACTTAAAAGGTGGATATCTCTTGGTAACTATGGGACCGCTGATTACTACAAACGGTTTTTTGATTTACAAGCAGACTATAATTATTCGCTAAGAGTTTTCTCCCTAAATTATGATTTATGCTTTGAAAAAACAGCCCCCCAAGAAGGTAGCCTGGAGAGAGGTTTTGATAGTTCTAGGGTTTGGGATTGGAGAAGGTTTGAACCAAGGGATGAATACCAGCCTGGTATCTACTTATACAAGCTGCACGGGTCTATTGACTGGGAAAGAGATTTCGAGCAAGGCGATGTTTTGCGGTGGGTTGAAAACATCCCCGAGACACCTGATTTAATTTTTGGAACCGATTATAAAATGCAATATATCGACCCATTCCTATTCTTTGCTTATGAACTGAGAAAATATTCCTTGGAATCTAAAGTGATTCTGACATTGGGCTATAGCTTCAGAGATGAACATATTAACGGCATTTTAAAACAAGCCCTAAGAAATAACATCACCCGAAAAGTCATCATTGTTTCGCCGGATGCCGAGGACATAAAAGATGAATTCCAGGTAACATTTCCTGGTGTGGGTAGTCAGCTCACTACAGTGTTAAAAACTGCGAAAGAATTCCTTGACACCTTATCTGAAGACTTTTTTGCCAACATATCGGATGAGGTTGAGGAAACAGGGGAAGAAAGTAGTTTTTAA
- a CDS encoding DUF4352 domain-containing protein, with amino-acid sequence MKEFMKVASIISAGLLIIGSYAIAGCGQKAEVKPVSGEKVSQTESDEGYSEIKEESVAVLPLGEKGQNKKFETVAEKVTATDNLSSPEATALLQKGEPGESPESTGVPAEGNEYLLVTLKVRNIDSKPHVVAPLELKLENKEAEEYARVVTNGRGGLYNMNPIEPGKDGLVTAVYEVPKDEVDLVLTYQPFDDEALGFDVR; translated from the coding sequence ATGAAAGAGTTTATGAAAGTGGCTTCAATAATCTCGGCAGGATTGCTCATTATTGGAAGTTATGCAATTGCCGGTTGCGGACAAAAAGCTGAGGTGAAACCTGTCTCGGGAGAAAAAGTTTCTCAAACTGAGTCGGATGAAGGCTACTCTGAGATTAAAGAAGAGAGCGTGGCCGTGTTACCGCTTGGCGAAAAAGGTCAAAACAAAAAATTTGAGACCGTTGCGGAGAAGGTTACTGCTACAGATAATCTGTCTTCCCCCGAGGCGACCGCACTGCTGCAAAAAGGTGAGCCCGGAGAAAGTCCTGAAAGCACGGGCGTGCCAGCCGAGGGTAATGAGTATCTATTAGTAACGCTTAAAGTTAGGAACATAGACTCAAAACCCCATGTAGTTGCCCCCTTAGAGCTTAAGCTCGAAAACAAAGAAGCAGAAGAATACGCGCGAGTAGTAACTAACGGCCGTGGCGGTCTTTATAATATGAATCCTATTGAGCCGGGGAAGGATGGTCTGGTGACTGCTGTTTATGAAGTTCCAAAAGATGAAGTCGACCTAGTCTTGACTTATCAGCCGTTTGATGATGAAGCTCTCGGTTTTGACGTTCGCTAA
- a CDS encoding nucleotidyltransferase family protein, with protein sequence MVATVNDALEIIKTRKKYLHDRYKVKEIAVFGSFAKGEQRRSSDIDILVDFHELPDLFELIRLEEYLRRILGRRVDLVRKPAIRKELKERILNEAIYA encoded by the coding sequence ATGGTAGCAACCGTAAATGATGCGCTAGAAATCATAAAGACACGGAAGAAATATTTGCACGATAGATACAAGGTTAAGGAAATTGCCGTCTTCGGCTCATTTGCGAAAGGTGAGCAAAGAAGAAGTAGCGATATTGACATACTCGTTGACTTCCACGAACTACCCGACCTTTTTGAGCTAATACGGCTTGAAGAATATCTGCGACGAATCTTGGGCCGTAGAGTGGATTTGGTCAGAAAGCCTGCGATAAGAAAAGAGTTAAAAGAGCGAATCTTAAACGAGGCGATCTATGCGTGA
- a CDS encoding SEC-C domain-containing protein, with product MSLFKNLFGKSRPPEQELGRNEKCWCGSDKKYKHCHFEKDQKRLAAIRAGQCASRR from the coding sequence ATGAGTTTATTTAAGAATTTGTTTGGCAAAAGCCGGCCCCCCGAGCAAGAGCTTGGCAGAAACGAGAAGTGCTGGTGTGGAAGTGACAAGAAATACAAGCACTGCCACTTCGAGAAAGACCAGAAGCGCTTAGCTGCGATAAGAGCCGGCCAGTGCGCATCCCGCCGCTGA
- a CDS encoding 4Fe-4S dicluster domain-containing protein, whose product MEDISRRDFIKRTFAAGATGALVLSTGKNGIAEAGTPDGKSFGTFIDLTKCDGCAGKVTPLCVSACRIKNNGRFPDPKEPIPDNWPTGKKEDWSKKREMTDKLTPYNWTYVQTVKVEGKELNVPRRCMHCDNPPCANLCPFGVQDKTAEGAVVIDHDGCFGGAKCRDVCPWDIPQRQAGVGLYMKIAPGLIGGGVMYKCDLCIDLIRKGKNPACVDACPNAAAVFGEKEEVRELAQARAGEIGGHIYGDKENGGTSTFYVSPVSFDKVHAAIMAEKEKAPKPERVGIPGMKPGEENYLDTGNGMILSYAVAPVAGALAAGVAAYRVMKGEK is encoded by the coding sequence ATGGAAGACATTTCACGAAGGGATTTTATTAAGCGGACATTCGCGGCCGGAGCTACCGGCGCACTGGTATTATCGACCGGTAAAAACGGAATCGCCGAAGCGGGCACGCCGGACGGCAAGAGCTTCGGCACCTTTATCGATTTGACCAAGTGTGACGGCTGCGCGGGCAAGGTCACCCCGCTTTGCGTTAGCGCGTGCCGGATAAAAAACAACGGTCGGTTCCCCGACCCGAAGGAGCCGATTCCCGATAACTGGCCGACGGGGAAGAAAGAGGACTGGTCCAAAAAGAGGGAGATGACCGATAAGCTTACCCCGTACAACTGGACCTATGTGCAAACGGTAAAGGTCGAGGGCAAAGAGCTGAACGTACCCCGTCGCTGCATGCACTGCGATAATCCGCCCTGCGCCAATCTCTGTCCGTTCGGAGTCCAGGACAAGACGGCCGAAGGCGCGGTCGTCATCGATCACGATGGCTGTTTCGGTGGCGCTAAGTGCCGCGATGTCTGTCCTTGGGATATCCCGCAGCGCCAAGCCGGCGTCGGTCTCTATATGAAAATCGCGCCCGGCCTTATCGGCGGCGGTGTTATGTATAAATGCGATTTGTGCATCGACCTTATTCGAAAGGGCAAAAACCCGGCCTGTGTCGACGCATGTCCGAACGCCGCCGCGGTCTTCGGCGAAAAGGAAGAGGTGCGCGAGCTGGCGCAAGCGCGAGCCGGGGAGATCGGCGGCCACATCTACGGGGATAAAGAGAACGGCGGTACCTCGACCTTCTACGTCTCGCCGGTCTCGTTCGATAAGGTTCATGCGGCGATCATGGCTGAGAAAGAAAAGGCCCCGAAACCGGAGCGCGTCGGCATCCCCGGCATGAAGCCGGGGGAGGAAAATTACCTCGATACCGGCAACGGGATGATTCTTAGCTACGCGGTCGCACCGGTAGCCGGCGCGCTCGCCGCGGGCGTCGCCGCTTATAGGGTTATGAAAGGAGAGAAATAG
- a CDS encoding cytochrome b/b6 domain-containing protein: protein MSIPHKKSRIKRQSLHNRIAHWLTAFSTLTLIFTGFGQMPMYQRYGLTSVPGFAWAGEYAVTLAAHYIAGAVLIFAIVYHITYMVARREFDILPRRGDFKESVEVIVAMVKRCKGPACHKYLGEQRLAYAFIGGNLLLATMTGIIKVVKNLPGVDLSAGAMLAAATLHNLAAVMLVLGIAGHLVAFAFKENRALLSSMFSGCVDLDYVKERHAHWYNDLVAEPHVLRRSMCAVKKRFGGKEKRAS from the coding sequence ATATCGATACCGCACAAAAAGAGTCGCATCAAACGCCAGAGCTTGCACAATCGCATAGCCCACTGGCTGACGGCGTTCTCCACACTAACCCTAATATTTACGGGGTTTGGGCAGATGCCGATGTATCAACGCTACGGCCTCACCTCGGTCCCCGGTTTTGCCTGGGCGGGAGAGTATGCCGTGACCTTGGCCGCGCACTACATCGCCGGCGCGGTACTTATATTTGCGATTGTCTACCACATTACCTATATGGTGGCGCGCCGCGAGTTCGACATCTTGCCGCGCCGAGGTGACTTCAAGGAGTCGGTCGAGGTCATCGTCGCGATGGTGAAGCGATGCAAGGGGCCGGCATGCCACAAATACCTGGGCGAGCAGCGCCTGGCGTATGCTTTTATCGGCGGCAACTTGCTGTTGGCGACAATGACCGGCATTATTAAGGTCGTCAAAAATCTTCCCGGTGTCGACCTGTCGGCGGGAGCGATGTTGGCTGCCGCGACGTTGCATAATCTGGCGGCGGTCATGCTTGTTCTGGGGATAGCCGGCCACCTCGTCGCCTTTGCGTTCAAAGAAAACCGGGCGCTGCTCTCATCGATGTTCTCCGGCTGTGTCGACCTCGACTACGTAAAAGAGCGTCACGCGCACTGGTATAATGACCTCGTCGCCGAGCCGCATGTGCTGCGGCGCTCGATGTGCGCGGTGAAGAAGCGCTTTGGCGGGAAGGAGAAACGGGCTTCTTGA